The Spirosoma foliorum genome has a window encoding:
- a CDS encoding efflux RND transporter periplasmic adaptor subunit, with translation MAGKIGRKNVVVGQYVQPGQNLFTIVADSTFWVVANFKETQLEKMSPGSGS, from the coding sequence ATTGCCGGTAAGATTGGTCGTAAAAACGTAGTCGTTGGTCAATATGTACAACCTGGCCAGAACCTGTTCACGATCGTTGCCGATTCGACCTTCTGGGTAGTTGCCAACTTCAAAGAAACGCAGCTGGAGAAAATGAGTCCTGGGTCAGGAAGTTGA
- a CDS encoding NAD-dependent succinate-semialdehyde dehydrogenase translates to MFSSINPYNQQKLKTYRADSSQTIERKLKQADRAFADWSALSIRERTDYLRKVGVYLSMHKQRYAELMTAEMGKTLKEAVAEVEKCAATCTYYADHAEAFLADQSIETDAKHSFITYQPLGPVLAIMPWNFPFWQVMRFAIPGLIAGNVGLLKHASNVFGSALAIEEIFRESGLPEGVFSSLLVDSSAIEGTLKDRRVKAVTLTGSERAGASVASIAGSQIKKSVLELGGSDALIVLADADLEKAAEIAVKSRMQNAGQSCIAAKRFIIEKSVKKQFTELVINQISKIKQGDPTDETTTMGPMARLNLADDIERQARESIAKGAKLVAGGKGTGFQRSGCNVAPILLDKVKPGMAAFDEETFGPLAVLIEAKDEADAIRLANQSNFGLGSALWTQDLDKADRLVRQIQAGSVFVNGLMRSDARVPFGGIKTSGFGRELSEVGIKEFVNVKTVWIEKS, encoded by the coding sequence ATGTTTTCCTCCATCAACCCCTATAATCAGCAGAAGCTGAAAACCTATCGCGCTGATAGCTCTCAAACTATTGAGCGTAAACTGAAACAAGCCGACCGGGCCTTTGCCGACTGGTCGGCTTTGTCTATTCGGGAGCGTACGGACTATCTTCGTAAAGTAGGTGTCTATCTGTCTATGCACAAGCAGCGCTATGCCGAACTGATGACGGCCGAAATGGGCAAAACGCTCAAAGAGGCTGTTGCTGAAGTTGAGAAATGCGCGGCTACCTGTACCTATTATGCTGATCATGCCGAAGCCTTTCTGGCGGACCAATCTATTGAAACCGACGCCAAACATAGTTTTATAACGTATCAGCCGCTGGGGCCGGTACTGGCCATTATGCCCTGGAATTTCCCTTTCTGGCAGGTTATGCGGTTTGCGATTCCGGGCCTTATTGCGGGAAATGTCGGCTTACTCAAGCACGCATCCAACGTGTTTGGTTCTGCGCTGGCCATTGAAGAAATCTTTCGGGAGTCTGGTTTGCCCGAGGGCGTATTTAGCTCACTTCTAGTCGACTCATCGGCAATTGAAGGCACTTTGAAAGATCGGCGGGTGAAAGCCGTTACGCTCACTGGTAGCGAACGGGCAGGAGCGTCGGTGGCGAGTATTGCGGGTAGTCAGATCAAAAAATCAGTACTGGAATTGGGCGGTTCCGATGCGCTAATCGTATTGGCCGATGCCGATCTGGAAAAGGCGGCCGAAATAGCCGTGAAATCCCGAATGCAAAACGCCGGACAGAGCTGTATTGCTGCGAAACGATTTATTATTGAAAAATCGGTGAAAAAGCAGTTTACAGAACTGGTGATAAATCAAATCAGCAAGATCAAACAAGGCGATCCGACTGATGAAACTACGACTATGGGACCAATGGCGCGTCTTAATCTGGCCGACGATATTGAGCGACAAGCTCGTGAATCTATCGCTAAAGGCGCCAAATTAGTAGCTGGTGGAAAGGGGACCGGTTTCCAGCGATCTGGCTGCAACGTTGCCCCAATCCTGTTGGATAAAGTAAAACCTGGTATGGCGGCTTTCGACGAAGAAACATTTGGGCCATTAGCCGTTTTGATCGAAGCCAAAGATGAAGCCGATGCCATTCGGCTAGCCAATCAATCTAATTTTGGACTTGGTTCTGCACTATGGACGCAGGATCTGGACAAGGCTGACCGACTGGTACGTCAAATTCAGGCCGGGTCTGTGTTTGTGAATGGCCTAATGCGTTCCGATGCGCGGGTTCCGTTTGGTGGCATCAAGACATCCGGTTTCGGGCGCGAACTCTCGGAAGTTGGCATCAAAGAGTTTGTAAACGTGAAAACTGTGTGGATTGAGAAGTCGTAA
- a CDS encoding beta-alanine-activating enzyme beta-propeller domain-containing protein, protein MACSSESTPSPDTNALVFVGSDDAHLYAIDAQTGQKKWAFATNGDVSSSPIVFDGWVYAGSDLGRFFAVDVQRGNLQWSVATQYSMATSPIAADGRIYLRGQDVYAYDAKTGNPIWGTFRGGSEPGSSVVKDGTSLFMAESETLIAYDAISGSRLWSFITDNNIQTVPVVSNGVVFIGSNDTILYALGAANGKSKWSFRASAAIVGSPTVANGRVYFGCYDDQLYALDEQTGKLLWRYATKSPIFSSPTVANNMVYVGSMDGNLYAVDVQKGTTAWSTNVGGAVFSSPTVANGVVYVGSTDNGLYAFDASDGGKKWVFYTQDRVRSSPCVLTTQGACY, encoded by the coding sequence GTGGCTTGCTCTAGTGAGAGTACACCTTCTCCAGATACGAATGCGCTGGTCTTTGTGGGTAGTGATGATGCCCATCTGTACGCTATCGATGCCCAGACGGGCCAAAAAAAATGGGCTTTTGCTACCAATGGTGATGTTTCGTCCAGCCCCATCGTGTTCGACGGTTGGGTGTACGCTGGTAGTGACCTGGGTCGTTTTTTTGCCGTTGACGTCCAACGAGGAAACCTGCAATGGAGTGTAGCTACCCAGTATAGTATGGCGACGAGCCCCATTGCGGCTGACGGACGAATTTACCTCAGAGGGCAAGACGTATATGCATATGATGCCAAAACAGGAAACCCTATCTGGGGAACGTTTCGAGGTGGTTCAGAACCAGGGTCTTCGGTGGTTAAAGATGGAACGAGCTTATTTATGGCTGAATCAGAAACTCTAATCGCCTATGATGCTATCAGTGGTAGCCGACTGTGGTCCTTTATCACCGATAATAATATTCAGACTGTACCTGTTGTGTCAAACGGGGTTGTTTTTATAGGCAGCAACGATACCATTCTGTACGCGCTGGGAGCTGCAAACGGCAAGTCGAAATGGTCTTTTCGGGCTTCAGCAGCAATTGTAGGTAGCCCGACTGTAGCCAATGGTCGGGTATATTTTGGATGTTATGATGATCAGTTATACGCCCTGGATGAACAAACAGGGAAACTCCTCTGGCGCTATGCTACCAAGAGCCCTATTTTTTCCAGCCCTACCGTAGCTAACAACATGGTATATGTTGGGAGTATGGATGGAAACCTTTATGCGGTAGATGTACAGAAAGGCACGACAGCCTGGTCAACTAATGTAGGGGGTGCTGTTTTTTCCAGTCCTACGGTTGCCAATGGAGTGGTTTATGTGGGTAGCACCGATAATGGCCTGTATGCATTTGATGCCTCTGATGGAGGTAAAAAATGGGTTTTTTATACCCAGGATAGAGTTCGATCCAGCCCTTGTGTTCTGACAACGCAGGGGGCATGTTATTAG
- a CDS encoding DedA family protein codes for MNQIIDFFQYLLNSEEIIRTGGLVLITLIIFVENGIFFGFFLPGDYLLFLSGVFAGTKLLNVPLWLLLSCIFGAAVLGSATGYLTGYYFGARIKNRPDSLFFKQKYIDNTRDAFLRYGNSALIISRFLPIVRTFAPLLAGLIHMPAPFFMLYNVIGGAIWVLTLVGGGFYFGEKFPWIVDYVQYIILFFLAITTFTVIKGYLNARKQKPAEKVSE; via the coding sequence ATGAACCAGATTATCGACTTTTTCCAGTACCTGCTTAATTCCGAAGAAATCATTCGGACGGGCGGCCTGGTGTTGATTACCCTCATCATTTTTGTTGAGAACGGAATTTTCTTCGGTTTCTTCCTGCCGGGCGATTATCTGCTGTTTTTATCGGGCGTCTTTGCGGGTACAAAACTGTTGAATGTACCGCTTTGGTTATTATTGAGCTGCATTTTTGGCGCGGCTGTATTAGGCTCGGCAACGGGTTATCTAACGGGCTATTATTTTGGCGCACGCATCAAAAATCGCCCCGACTCACTGTTTTTTAAACAGAAATACATCGATAATACGCGAGACGCCTTTTTACGATATGGTAATAGTGCTCTGATTATCTCACGCTTTTTACCCATTGTCCGCACATTTGCCCCGTTGCTGGCTGGTCTTATTCATATGCCAGCGCCATTTTTCATGTTGTACAATGTCATTGGTGGGGCTATCTGGGTATTAACGTTGGTAGGTGGAGGGTTCTATTTCGGCGAGAAGTTCCCCTGGATTGTCGATTACGTTCAGTACATTATCCTGTTCTTCCTGGCCATCACGACCTTCACGGTTATCAAAGGCTATCTGAACGCACGGAAGCAAAAACCTGCCGAGAAAGTCAGCGAATAA
- a CDS encoding formylglycine-generating enzyme family protein: MRLKYLLITTLLTTGAIVSAIAQTSTPIKSYTQTIPGTNQTYAMVAIPGGKFLMGSAPSEKGHKPDEEPIHSVTIEPFYMGKYEITWDFYDLFAFTNMEKEMAAKYTATDANLAKTDATTRPSPPYVDMSFGMGRAGYPAINMTQYAAIKFCAWLYAKTGVFYRLPTEAEWEYACRGNDKNATLAYSFGNDVKQLGDYAVFAGNSGGGYKKVGTKKPNSFGLYDMHGNVMEWTKDQYIEDYYKQVASGKVKEPFAPTTTLYPNSVRGGSWDDEPEVLRSAARTPSAPAWKVLDPQSPKSDWWLTSASFVGFRIVRPAKAPSEEEIKTYYGIKPIKDY; encoded by the coding sequence ATGCGCCTGAAATATCTCCTGATAACAACCTTACTAACGACTGGAGCCATCGTTAGTGCTATCGCCCAGACCTCAACGCCTATTAAATCGTACACCCAAACCATTCCGGGCACAAACCAGACCTACGCGATGGTGGCTATTCCCGGAGGTAAATTTCTGATGGGTAGTGCCCCCAGTGAAAAAGGGCATAAGCCTGATGAGGAGCCTATACATAGTGTAACGATCGAGCCCTTTTATATGGGTAAATACGAAATCACCTGGGATTTTTACGACCTGTTTGCCTTCACGAACATGGAGAAAGAGATGGCCGCAAAATATACCGCAACAGATGCGAACCTTGCCAAAACCGATGCTACTACCCGGCCTAGTCCACCTTATGTAGACATGTCATTTGGTATGGGCCGGGCGGGTTACCCAGCCATCAACATGACCCAGTATGCTGCCATTAAATTCTGCGCCTGGCTTTATGCCAAAACAGGCGTTTTCTATCGGTTACCTACCGAAGCCGAGTGGGAATACGCTTGCCGGGGAAATGATAAGAACGCGACGCTGGCCTATTCGTTCGGAAATGATGTGAAGCAATTAGGCGACTATGCTGTATTTGCAGGCAATAGTGGTGGCGGATACAAGAAAGTTGGTACAAAAAAGCCGAACTCGTTTGGGCTGTACGACATGCATGGCAACGTAATGGAATGGACGAAGGATCAGTACATTGAGGATTATTACAAGCAAGTGGCTAGCGGCAAAGTGAAAGAACCATTTGCTCCCACAACAACACTCTACCCGAATTCTGTACGAGGTGGTTCCTGGGATGATGAACCCGAAGTATTACGTTCGGCGGCTCGTACGCCTTCGGCTCCTGCCTGGAAAGTACTTGATCCACAAAGCCCAAAATCGGACTGGTGGTTAACCTCGGCTTCGTTTGTTGGTTTCCGGATTGTTCGGCCAGCCAAAGCACCCAGCGAGGAGGAAATTAAAACGTACTACGGAATCAAGCCAATTAAAGATTATTAA
- the folK gene encoding 2-amino-4-hydroxy-6-hydroxymethyldihydropteridine diphosphokinase has translation MIILLLGANLGDRTTILQRAVDLIVERVGSIVKQSGLYETAPWGVADQPAYLNQVLVVETVLTPEAVLNQTQVIEQELGRVRLEKWGARVIDIDILYYNQLILQTPRLIIPHPYLHQRRFTLVPLAEIAPTFVHPVLKKTTLELLEECEDKGEVIFFNSPKTSPFG, from the coding sequence ATGATCATCCTTCTTCTTGGTGCTAACCTTGGCGATCGTACGACAATCTTACAGCGAGCTGTTGATCTGATCGTCGAGCGCGTTGGGTCTATTGTAAAGCAGTCGGGTTTGTATGAAACAGCGCCTTGGGGGGTGGCGGATCAGCCAGCTTATTTAAATCAGGTATTGGTTGTTGAGACGGTTTTGACACCTGAAGCGGTTTTAAACCAGACGCAGGTAATTGAGCAGGAGTTGGGGCGCGTTCGACTTGAGAAGTGGGGTGCCCGTGTCATTGATATTGATATCCTGTACTACAACCAACTCATTCTGCAAACGCCCAGACTAATTATCCCGCATCCGTATTTGCATCAGCGACGGTTTACGCTTGTGCCTCTTGCTGAGATTGCACCCACGTTTGTTCATCCAGTTCTGAAAAAAACAACGCTTGAATTGCTGGAAGAATGTGAAGATAAAGGTGAGGTCATATTTTTTAATTCACCAAAAACTTCGCCCTTCGGCTGA
- a CDS encoding pyridoxal phosphate-dependent aminotransferase: protein MSATLDTVSLLADRINALEESSTLAMTKKARELAAQGHKVISLSVGEPDFKTPQHICEAAKKAIDDGFHGYSPVAGYPDLRKAIADKFKRDNNIDWKPENIVVSTGAKHSLANVIQVLVNPGDEVIIFSPYWVSYSEMVKLAEGKAVVIDGSFENNFKVTPEQFEAAITDRTKIVMYASPNNPTGSIYSEAELRAIADVVARHENVHVLADEIYEYINFTPEGHFSIGSIPEIAERVITVNGVAKGYAMTGWRIGYIGAAKWIADGVEKLQGQVTSGTNSIAQKATVAALNGPMEPSMEMAKAYHRRRDLVVKLLKEVPHFRTNVPEGAFYAFPDISYYYGKSDGTTTIENSDDFAGWLLNTAYVATVAGSGFGAPDCLRISTAASDESLVEAVQRIKDAVATLK, encoded by the coding sequence ATGTCTGCCACGCTTGACACCGTGAGTTTATTAGCCGACCGCATCAACGCGCTGGAGGAATCGTCCACGCTGGCGATGACCAAAAAAGCCCGTGAATTGGCTGCTCAGGGCCACAAAGTAATTAGCCTGAGCGTTGGAGAGCCGGATTTTAAAACGCCCCAACACATCTGCGAAGCCGCTAAAAAAGCCATCGACGACGGCTTCCACGGCTATTCGCCTGTTGCGGGTTATCCTGATCTCCGCAAAGCCATTGCTGATAAGTTTAAGCGCGACAATAATATTGATTGGAAACCCGAAAACATCGTTGTCTCGACGGGTGCTAAACACTCGCTCGCCAACGTAATTCAGGTGCTTGTGAACCCCGGAGACGAGGTAATCATTTTCTCTCCCTACTGGGTTAGCTATTCCGAAATGGTGAAATTGGCCGAAGGAAAGGCCGTTGTCATCGACGGATCGTTTGAGAATAATTTTAAAGTAACGCCAGAACAGTTTGAAGCCGCCATTACCGATCGGACCAAAATTGTGATGTATGCGTCGCCAAACAACCCAACAGGTTCAATTTATTCTGAAGCTGAGTTGCGGGCTATTGCCGATGTTGTCGCTCGTCATGAAAACGTTCATGTACTGGCTGATGAAATTTATGAATATATCAACTTCACGCCAGAAGGTCATTTCAGCATAGGCTCAATCCCTGAAATTGCTGAACGTGTAATCACGGTGAATGGAGTAGCTAAAGGCTATGCCATGACCGGCTGGCGTATTGGTTATATTGGCGCTGCGAAATGGATTGCCGACGGTGTTGAGAAGTTACAAGGGCAGGTAACGTCGGGTACAAACTCGATTGCACAGAAAGCAACTGTAGCTGCCTTGAATGGTCCTATGGAACCATCCATGGAGATGGCGAAGGCTTATCATCGTCGTCGTGATTTAGTAGTGAAATTGCTGAAAGAAGTACCTCATTTCCGCACGAACGTCCCTGAAGGTGCGTTCTACGCTTTCCCTGATATTAGCTATTACTACGGCAAATCGGACGGTACAACCACTATCGAAAATTCTGATGATTTTGCTGGCTGGTTATTGAATACCGCCTATGTGGCAACGGTTGCCGGTTCGGGCTTCGGTGCTCCTGATTGCCTGCGTATCTCAACGGCGGCTTCCGATGAATCCCTTGTTGAAGCCGTCCAACGGATTAAAGATGCTGTGGCGACTTTGAAATAG
- a CDS encoding RluA family pseudouridine synthase encodes MKKKPYQVVYEDNHLLIVNKEPGILVQGDRTGDTTLLDVLKDYVKEKYNKPGEVFLGLVHRLDRPVSGLVVFARTSKALERMNEIFRKRQVQKTYWAVVRHKPPKDADKLVNWLIKDEQKNQVTVYDYEVPGSQKAELSYRILGKINEHYLLEVNPITGRPHQIRSQLAHMGSPIRGDVKYGYDRAVADKKIYLHARRLYFIHPVKQAGAPDRPIICKAGLPNDPFWEEFLELDDENYKDKNMDFIYE; translated from the coding sequence ATGAAGAAGAAACCATACCAGGTCGTTTACGAAGATAACCACCTGCTAATTGTCAATAAAGAACCGGGCATTCTAGTCCAGGGCGATCGAACAGGCGACACCACCTTACTCGATGTTCTGAAGGATTACGTCAAGGAAAAGTACAACAAGCCGGGCGAGGTGTTCCTGGGCTTGGTACATCGGCTCGACCGCCCCGTAAGTGGTTTGGTTGTATTTGCCCGTACATCAAAGGCACTAGAGCGCATGAACGAGATTTTCCGTAAGCGACAGGTTCAGAAAACGTACTGGGCCGTGGTGCGCCATAAGCCGCCTAAAGATGCGGATAAGCTGGTCAATTGGTTGATAAAGGACGAGCAGAAGAATCAGGTTACGGTCTACGATTATGAGGTACCTGGTTCACAGAAAGCCGAATTATCCTACCGGATATTGGGCAAAATCAATGAGCACTATTTGTTGGAAGTAAATCCAATTACGGGTCGACCACACCAAATTCGCTCTCAGTTAGCACACATGGGTTCTCCGATTCGCGGAGATGTCAAGTATGGTTATGACCGAGCTGTGGCCGATAAAAAGATTTACCTGCATGCTCGCCGTCTTTATTTCATTCATCCGGTAAAGCAAGCCGGAGCGCCAGACCGACCCATCATTTGCAAAGCTGGACTACCCAACGATCCGTTTTGGGAGGAATTTCTGGAGCTGGACGATGAAAACTATAAAGACAAGAATATGGACTTCATTTATGAATAG
- the panB gene encoding 3-methyl-2-oxobutanoate hydroxymethyltransferase has protein sequence MSVHNPDIKRVTTHTIQELKNKGEKISALTAYDYSMARVVDGAGVELILVGDSASNVMAGHETTLPITLDQMIYHASSVVRGVKRALVVVDLPFGSYQGNSSVALQSAIRIMKESGAHAVKMEGGLEIKESIVRILSAGVPVMGHLGLTPQSIYKFGTYAVRAKEEAEAEKLMADAHMLEDIGCFGVVLEKIPAALTKKVSASLNIPTIGIGAGPDADGQILVFHDLLGINNEFKPRFLRRYAELHTVMTQAIAHYVDDVKANDFPNEKEAY, from the coding sequence ATGTCTGTTCATAATCCCGACATCAAGCGCGTTACCACGCATACTATACAGGAACTAAAAAATAAAGGCGAAAAAATTTCGGCCCTCACTGCTTACGATTATTCGATGGCGCGAGTAGTTGATGGAGCTGGCGTTGAACTGATCCTGGTGGGCGACTCAGCCTCGAACGTTATGGCTGGTCATGAGACTACACTACCAATCACACTCGATCAAATGATTTATCACGCCAGTTCGGTGGTGCGTGGAGTGAAACGGGCTTTAGTTGTTGTCGACTTACCGTTTGGCTCGTATCAGGGTAACTCGTCGGTAGCTCTGCAATCGGCCATTCGAATCATGAAAGAGTCAGGTGCTCATGCGGTTAAGATGGAAGGCGGTCTTGAAATCAAGGAATCCATCGTCCGAATCCTGAGCGCGGGTGTTCCTGTAATGGGCCATTTAGGCTTGACCCCTCAATCTATTTACAAATTTGGCACTTATGCCGTACGAGCAAAAGAAGAGGCCGAAGCGGAGAAACTAATGGCCGATGCACATATGCTCGAAGATATTGGCTGCTTTGGTGTAGTGCTCGAAAAAATCCCGGCTGCTCTCACCAAAAAGGTATCGGCAAGCCTGAACATTCCTACCATTGGAATCGGAGCTGGGCCTGATGCCGACGGTCAGATTCTGGTTTTTCACGACTTACTGGGGATAAACAACGAGTTTAAGCCCCGCTTTCTGCGCCGATACGCCGAACTACATACCGTTATGACACAGGCTATTGCTCATTATGTAGATGATGTAAAAGCCAACGACTTTCCGAACGAGAAAGAAGCATATTGA
- a CDS encoding murein hydrolase activator EnvC family protein — MHPTPISTCRIVFWSAIKLIALGFLWFTEPVQAQVQPSNSIPQTQRNRQVLEKEKKQNLEKMSQIRTILKQTATEKQASLGQLKALDQQIQTQSKQINLLNKDLRLTDAEIAELRQASTKLTLDLNKLKSEYGSMIYAADKRRQQVNPLGFLFASDNFNQLVARYRYLRQYSDARQSQVRQMNNVQVMLQGKQKATQHKRLEQKNTIGAKVNETKKLETLKVEKNDVVKELSKKEFELQTELAESRRAINRLEAMITRIIAREAKERADREARERAERERLARAEAARKAAERKRAEDAIAAAEKAGEKPAPADVAKVERPAEPEPTAKKPDERRDNNLNDEETALASSFTASRAHLPWPVTKGFISDHFGRKPHPVLKGIFVENQGIDIQTNAGENVRTVYDGVVQDITNIPGMNNVVAIQHGDYFTLYAKLKSVSVRVGQRVKARESIGTVATDKDGVSEIQFQIWKEFTKLNPESWLTPR, encoded by the coding sequence ATGCACCCCACTCCCATATCCACTTGCCGAATCGTTTTCTGGTCAGCTATCAAGTTGATAGCGCTCGGTTTTTTATGGTTTACCGAGCCAGTACAAGCGCAGGTGCAACCGTCAAACTCGATTCCACAAACCCAGCGGAATCGACAGGTTCTGGAAAAAGAAAAAAAGCAGAATCTGGAAAAAATGAGTCAGATTCGAACGATTTTGAAACAAACAGCCACAGAAAAGCAAGCTAGTTTAGGACAACTCAAAGCGCTCGATCAACAGATTCAGACCCAGTCGAAACAGATTAACCTGCTTAATAAGGATCTCCGATTGACCGACGCTGAAATTGCTGAACTACGACAGGCTAGCACGAAGCTCACACTGGATCTGAATAAACTAAAATCGGAGTACGGCTCCATGATTTATGCCGCCGACAAGCGCCGGCAGCAGGTAAATCCATTGGGGTTTCTCTTCGCATCGGATAACTTCAACCAACTCGTTGCCCGTTATCGCTACTTACGCCAATATTCTGATGCCCGCCAAAGCCAGGTGCGACAAATGAACAACGTACAGGTTATGCTACAGGGGAAACAAAAAGCGACCCAGCATAAACGCCTGGAACAGAAAAATACCATTGGCGCTAAGGTAAACGAGACTAAAAAGCTTGAGACATTAAAGGTTGAGAAAAACGATGTAGTTAAAGAATTAAGTAAGAAGGAGTTCGAACTTCAGACTGAACTGGCCGAGAGCCGCCGGGCCATTAACCGACTCGAAGCCATGATTACGCGCATCATTGCTCGCGAAGCCAAAGAACGCGCCGATCGTGAGGCCCGCGAACGAGCAGAGCGAGAGCGGTTGGCCCGAGCTGAAGCCGCCCGTAAAGCTGCAGAACGCAAACGGGCTGAAGATGCCATTGCTGCGGCCGAAAAAGCGGGCGAAAAACCGGCACCAGCCGATGTTGCCAAAGTGGAGCGACCAGCCGAGCCCGAACCTACGGCTAAGAAGCCCGATGAACGACGAGACAATAACCTTAATGATGAGGAAACGGCGCTGGCATCGTCTTTCACGGCATCACGAGCACACCTCCCCTGGCCCGTTACAAAAGGATTTATCTCGGATCATTTTGGCCGAAAACCTCATCCGGTTTTGAAAGGTATATTCGTTGAAAACCAGGGAATTGATATCCAGACAAATGCGGGAGAAAACGTGCGAACCGTTTACGATGGTGTTGTGCAGGACATTACAAATATTCCTGGCATGAACAATGTCGTTGCCATTCAGCATGGCGACTATTTTACGCTTTACGCCAAACTAAAGAGTGTATCGGTCCGTGTGGGCCAACGTGTGAAAGCCCGCGAATCCATTGGAACGGTAGCCACTGATAAAGACGGAGTCTCTGAAATCCAGTTCCAAATCTGGAAGGAGTTTACCAAACTCAACCCCGAATCATGGCTGACACCAAGGTAG
- a CDS encoding DUF4292 domain-containing protein, with product MNKYLCVIGLLVTLLSSEGCRRRHMSHSTGSAVVPSPTPDSTIATRPTATIPATTPTVVRPDIEEARTRVAEIDFQYLTTKSKLSFKSPSQDIDNANVSIRVQKDSLIWLSVSKLGIEAVRGLITPDSITIIDKIHKEYTVYDFPTLSKQFNFQMSFQLLQALIVGNLPFPKRPAQLIKNEGNELLLRQTEGQALVENYIGEQDRKLKKLAITEQPTKNTLRLDYEDFTALTNFLVPYTSLLTLDYQSKTDGQSRQTQLRLKHTKVELVSTSPGFPFTLPTNYERRP from the coding sequence ATGAATAAATACCTGTGTGTAATTGGATTGCTGGTCACGCTGTTGAGTTCGGAAGGTTGCCGACGTCGTCATATGTCGCATTCGACGGGCTCAGCTGTTGTTCCATCGCCTACACCAGACTCCACTATTGCCACTCGGCCTACTGCAACTATTCCTGCCACTACACCCACGGTTGTTCGCCCGGATATTGAGGAAGCACGTACGCGTGTTGCCGAAATTGATTTTCAGTACCTCACGACTAAATCCAAACTTTCGTTCAAAAGTCCTTCGCAGGATATTGATAATGCGAATGTTAGTATACGCGTTCAAAAAGACAGTCTGATCTGGTTATCAGTATCGAAGTTGGGTATCGAAGCGGTTCGGGGACTCATTACACCGGATTCAATCACCATCATTGACAAGATTCACAAGGAGTATACCGTTTATGATTTTCCAACACTGAGCAAACAGTTCAATTTTCAGATGAGCTTTCAGCTGCTACAGGCCTTAATCGTCGGAAATTTACCCTTTCCCAAACGCCCTGCTCAACTAATTAAAAATGAGGGCAATGAGTTGTTATTACGACAAACCGAAGGGCAGGCATTAGTTGAAAATTATATTGGTGAACAGGATCGGAAATTAAAAAAACTGGCCATAACGGAGCAGCCTACCAAAAATACACTTCGGCTGGATTACGAAGATTTTACCGCCCTAACTAACTTTCTGGTTCCATATACGAGCCTTTTAACGCTCGATTATCAGTCGAAAACGGATGGCCAGTCTCGCCAAACCCAGCTTCGTCTAAAACATACTAAAGTTGAACTGGTCTCGACCAGTCCGGGCTTTCCTTTCACTCTTCCGACTAATTACGAGCGTCGACCATAA